A window from Clupea harengus chromosome 14, Ch_v2.0.2, whole genome shotgun sequence encodes these proteins:
- the slc30a10 gene encoding zinc transporter 10, giving the protein MGRYSGKTCRLIFMLVITVIFFVAEIVAGYMGNSIALVSDSFNMLSDILSLCVGLTASWVSRRSGSGRSTYGWVRAEVVGALANAVFLAALCFSISVEAMRRLARPEAIDDPGLVLVVGALGLAVNIVGLLIFQDCRGCCLRIKRAKSSAKSDGGRHMNGEAGTPVLPDEGEKPQKEGQPLNIRGVLLHVLNDALGSVVVVVASALFFVWPLAPGSECNWQCYVDPGLTLVMIAIIMASAVPLLRETTSILLQMSPADLPLAALLEEVCILPGVLGVHDVHVWELCKGRVVATLHVRCSHELQGAAFTSLSFQIRQIFHRAGVHSLTLQPEFGEPQQAAGKGVCAVPCLEPSCQRLSCCPHTTPQEAVSNGHPPLPLTEVSVDVPESTKTLLTETGGVARRLQSTEM; this is encoded by the exons ATGGGGCGCTACAGCGGGAAAACATGCCGCTTAATTTTCATGCTTGTCATCACCGTCATTTTCTTTGTGGCCGAGATTGTCGCCGGGTACATGGGGAACTCCATAGCACTTGTATCAGACTCCTTCAACATGCTGTCGGACATTCTGTCCTTATGCGTGGGCTTGACGGCCTCTTGGGTGTCGCGTCGGAGCGGATCAGGGCGCTCCACATACGGTTGGGTCCGGGCTGAGGTTGTCGGTGCACTGGCCAACGCCGTTTTCTTGGCCGCCCTGTGCTTCTCTATTTCGGTGGAGGCGATGAGGCGACTGGCCCGACCGGAGGCAATTGACGATCCTGGACTGGTTCTTGTGGTCGGCGCCCTAGGGCTCGCTGTTAACATTGTTGGGCTGCTAATTTTCCAGGACTGTCGAGGATGCTGCTTGCGGATCAAGAGGGCCAAGTCATCAGCCAAATCAGACGGGGGACGTCATATGAATGGCGAGGCAG GTACCCCAGTGCTGCCTGATGAGGGCGAGAAACCACAGAAGGAGGGGCAGCCCCTCAATATCAGAG GTGTGCTACTTCATGTTCTAAATGACGCGCTTGgctctgtggtggtggtggtggcctcTGCCCTGTTCTTTGTGTGGCCCCTGGCCCCAGGGTCCGAGTGCAACTGGCAGTGCTACGTGGACCCCGGCCTCACGCTCGTCATGATCGCCATCATCATGGCCTCTGCCGTACCGCTGCTACGGGAAACCACCAGCATCCTGCTGCAGATGAGCCCCGCTGACCTGCCGCTCGCGGCGCTGT TGGAGGAAGTGTGCATACTTCCAGGAGTGCTGGGAGTGCACGATGTCCACGTGTGGGAGCTGTGCAAGGGCCGGGTGGTGGCCACCCTCCACGTGCGCTGCTCTCATGAACTCCAGGGCGCCGCCTTCACTTCCCTCTCCTTCCAGATCCGACAGATCTTCCACCGGGCCGGGGTGCACAGCCTCACCCTTCAGCCCGAGTTCGGTGAGCCCCAGCAGGCGGCCGGGAAGGGGGTCTGCGCAGTGCCTTGCCTGGAACCCTCTTGCCAGAGGCTGTCTTGCTGCCCGCACACGACCCCGCAGGAAGCCGTCAGCAATGGGCATCCTCCTCTGCCGCTCACAGAGGTGTCCGTGGATGTGCCTGAAAGCACCAAGACCTTGCTGACGGAAACGGGAGGAGTGGCGAGAAGACTCCAGAGCACAGAGATGTAG
- the lclat1 gene encoding lysocardiolipin acyltransferase 1 codes for MAVSARGLYFLLTLFLGSFFGSVFMLAPVLPLMLLSPAWYRWVTDRIVATWLTLPVAMLEVVFGVKVVITGDGFVPGERSVIIMNHRTRLDWMFLWCCLLRYSYLRLEKICLKAALKAVPGFGWAMQVASFIFIHRRWEEDRTHMANMLQYFCHIREPLQLLLFPEGTDLTDNTRARSDDFAEKNGLPKFEFVLHPRTTGFTFIVNMLREGDNLDAVHDITVAYPKNVPQTERHLVLGLFPREIHFHVRRYPVSSLPAGSEALQAWCQDRWVEKERRLRDFYGGEPRCFDTPEARVPPCKTELRVTIIKAASLLYWMTFIVLSFAGLWLYTSVRIYVLLVVAFFLVQQKLVGGVELMEMACHRYWMGRSHGSAGVKAEVGNGMERKTE; via the exons aTGGCGGTGTCCGCGCGGGGTCTGTACTTCCTGCTGACGCTCTTCCTGGGCAGCTTCTTTGGGAGTGTGTTCATGCTGGCGCCCGTGCTGCCTCTCATGCTCCTCTCCCCGGCCTGGTACCGCTGGGTCACCGACCGCATCGTCGCCACCTGGCTCACCCTGCCCGTG gcTATGCTGGAGGTGGTGTTTGGGGTGAAGGTGGTGATTACGGGCGACGGCTTCGTGCCGGGCGAGCGTAGCGTCATCATCATGAACCACCGCACGCGGCTGGACTGGATGTTCCTGTGGTGCTGCCTGTTGCGCTACAGCTACCTGCGCCTGGAGAAGATCTGCCTCAAGGCTGCCCTCAAAGCTGTGCCCGGCTTcg gctgggCAATGCAGGTAGCCTCCTTCATCTTCATCCACCGGCGCTGGGAGGAAGACCGCACCCACATGGCCAACATGCTGCAGTACTTCTGCCACATCAGAGAGCCCCTGCAGCTCCTGCTCTTTCCTGAGGGGACCGACCTCACTG ACAACACCCGGGCGCGGAGCGATGACTTCGCCGAGAAGAACGGCCTGCCCAAGTTCGAGTTTGTGCTGCACCCCCGCACCACTGGGTTCACCTTCATCGTCAACATGCTCCgcgaag GTGACAACCTGGACGCTGTGCACGACATCACTGTGGCGTACCCGAAGAACGTCCCCCAGACTGAGCGCCACCTGGTGTTGGGCCTCTTCCCGCGCGAGATCCACTTCCACGTGCGCCGCTACCCCGTCTCCTCCCTGCCCGCGGGCTCCGAGGCGCTGCAGGCCTGGTGCCAGGACCGCTGGGTCGAGAAGGAGCGGCGCCTCCGCGACTTCTACGGCGGCGAGCCGCGCTGCTTCGACACGCCGGAGGCGCGCGTGCCGCCCTGCAAGACGGAGCTGCGCGTCACGATCATCAAGGCCGCCTCGCTGCTCTACTGGATGACCTTCATCGTACTCTCCTTCGCCGGCCTCTGGCTCTACACCTCCGTCCGCATCTACGTGCTGCTCGTGGTGGCCTTCTTCCTGGTCCAGCAGAAGCTGGTGGGTGGGGTGGAACTCATGGAGATGGCCTGCCACCGCTATTGGATGGGCCGTAGTCATGGTAGCGCAGGGGTCAAGGCAGAGGTGGGGAatgggatggagaggaagactGAGTGA